Proteins encoded together in one Micromonospora kangleipakensis window:
- a CDS encoding S66 peptidase family protein: protein MLTDDCLRPPVLRPGDTVMLVSPAGPTRPERVARGVELVTGWGLRPVLAPNAYARRGYLAGGDELRAADLNTAFADPEVRGVLCTRGGYGAQRVVDLIDMAAVRRDPKVVAGFSDITALQFALWRGARLASVHGPGAAWLDERTPLHSAESLHAALMTTEPVTVAAAAAEETFGVRVPGRAVGPLLGGNLCLITASIGTPDMPDLTGAVLLVEEVQEPPYKVDRMLTQLRRCGALDGVAGVAVGQFTDCADGWETTVADVLGERLGDLGVPVLGGLPIGHGVGQLTVPVGTRAVLDADAGTLTVAPAVR, encoded by the coding sequence GCGCCCCGGCGACACGGTGATGCTGGTGTCCCCGGCCGGCCCGACCCGGCCGGAGCGGGTGGCCCGGGGCGTCGAGCTGGTCACCGGCTGGGGGCTGCGCCCGGTGCTGGCACCGAACGCGTACGCCCGGCGGGGCTACCTGGCCGGCGGCGACGAGCTGCGCGCGGCGGACCTGAACACCGCCTTCGCCGACCCGGAGGTACGCGGGGTGCTCTGCACCCGGGGCGGCTACGGCGCGCAGCGGGTGGTGGACCTGATCGACATGGCGGCGGTCCGGCGGGACCCGAAGGTCGTGGCCGGCTTCTCGGACATCACGGCCCTGCAGTTCGCGCTCTGGCGGGGGGCCCGGCTGGCCAGCGTGCACGGCCCGGGCGCGGCCTGGCTGGACGAGCGGACCCCGCTCCACTCGGCGGAGTCGCTGCACGCCGCGCTGATGACCACCGAGCCGGTGACCGTGGCCGCCGCGGCCGCGGAGGAGACCTTCGGCGTGCGGGTGCCCGGCCGGGCGGTCGGCCCGCTGCTCGGCGGCAACCTCTGCCTGATCACCGCGTCGATCGGCACCCCGGACATGCCGGACCTGACCGGGGCGGTGCTGCTGGTCGAGGAGGTGCAGGAGCCGCCGTACAAGGTCGACCGGATGCTCACCCAGCTGCGCCGCTGCGGCGCCCTGGACGGGGTGGCCGGGGTGGCGGTGGGCCAGTTCACCGACTGCGCCGACGGCTGGGAGACGACCGTCGCGGACGTGCTCGGCGAGCGGCTGGGCGACCTCGGGGTGCCGGTCCTCGGTGGCCTCCCGATCGGCCACGGCGTGGGCCAGCTCACCGTCCCGGTCGGCACCCGGGCCGTCCTGGACGCCGACGCGGGCACCCTGACGGTCGCCCCGGCGGTCCGCTGA
- a CDS encoding VOC family protein — protein sequence MSSTPITWFEIGSDRPEEAEKFYAELFGWSFEEQGGPGASYRQTTAGGERGIGGAIRATGGQSPNYAIFYAEVADVAETCRQAEAAGGKVLVPAKTTPSGLTFAHLLDPSGNHLGVFTPPATA from the coding sequence ATGTCCAGCACGCCCATCACCTGGTTCGAGATCGGCTCCGACCGGCCGGAGGAGGCCGAGAAGTTCTACGCCGAGCTGTTCGGCTGGAGCTTCGAGGAGCAGGGCGGGCCGGGTGCGTCGTACCGGCAGACGACGGCCGGCGGGGAGCGGGGGATCGGGGGCGCGATTCGGGCCACCGGCGGGCAGTCGCCGAACTACGCGATCTTCTACGCCGAGGTGGCCGACGTGGCGGAGACCTGCCGGCAGGCCGAGGCGGCCGGCGGCAAGGTGCTCGTCCCGGCGAAGACGACGCCGAGCGGGCTCACCTTCGCCCATTTGCTCGACCCCTCCGGCAACCACCTCGGCGTCTTCACACCGCCCGCCACGGCGTGA
- a CDS encoding helix-turn-helix transcriptional regulator has translation MNRTDRLYALVEELRAVSPRPRSARWLARRFEVSVRTIERDIGALQASGVPIWAEPGRTGGYVVDRAHTLPPVNLTAGEAVAMAVALHRLGGTPFASAAGAALRKLVAVMPAADVAEAHRLAGRVHLIGDGPTTPVPAVVADAVTARRVLRLRYADRSGTDSVRDVEPLGYLGNPRHWYLLAWCRLRDGLRCFRTDRIVSVTALSERVDRELRLGDLDIPHGRVRALSLV, from the coding sequence GTGAACCGGACCGACCGTCTCTACGCCCTGGTGGAGGAGCTGCGGGCGGTGTCGCCGCGCCCGCGCAGCGCCCGCTGGCTGGCCCGGCGCTTCGAGGTCAGCGTACGGACCATCGAGCGCGACATCGGCGCGTTGCAGGCCTCCGGCGTGCCGATCTGGGCCGAGCCCGGCCGCACCGGCGGCTATGTGGTGGACCGCGCGCACACCCTGCCGCCGGTCAACCTGACCGCCGGCGAGGCCGTGGCGATGGCCGTGGCCCTGCACCGGCTCGGCGGCACGCCGTTCGCGTCGGCCGCCGGCGCCGCGCTGCGCAAGCTGGTCGCGGTGATGCCGGCCGCCGACGTGGCCGAGGCGCACCGGCTGGCCGGCCGGGTGCACCTGATCGGCGACGGGCCGACCACGCCCGTCCCGGCCGTCGTCGCCGACGCGGTCACCGCACGCCGGGTGCTCCGCCTGCGGTACGCGGACCGGTCCGGTACGGATTCCGTCCGCGACGTCGAACCGCTGGGCTACCTCGGCAACCCCCGGCACTGGTACCTGCTGGCCTGGTGCCGGCTCCGCGACGGGCTGCGCTGCTTCCGCACCGACCGGATCGTGTCGGTGACGGCGCTGTCGGAGCGGGTGGACCGCGAGCTGCGCCTGGGCGACCTGGACATCCCCCACGGGCGGGTCCGCGCGCTGAGCCTGGTCTGA
- a CDS encoding DUF350 domain-containing protein has product MLEDLLSGAWQSVVFGVVGVALMAAGFLLVDLLTPGRLRELIWVRRNGNAALLLAANQLGIAGIVFTAILTSYSSFGKGLASTVIFGVVGLLVMALAFFVLDLLTPGRLGEIICSDEPHPAARVSAATHFGAALIVCACIA; this is encoded by the coding sequence GTGCTGGAGGATCTGCTCAGCGGGGCCTGGCAGAGCGTGGTGTTCGGGGTCGTCGGGGTGGCGCTGATGGCGGCCGGCTTCCTGCTGGTCGACCTGCTCACCCCGGGGCGGCTGCGGGAGCTGATCTGGGTGCGCCGCAACGGCAACGCGGCGCTGCTGCTGGCAGCCAACCAGCTCGGCATCGCCGGCATCGTCTTCACCGCGATCCTCACCAGTTACAGCTCCTTCGGCAAGGGGCTGGCCTCCACGGTGATCTTCGGGGTGGTCGGCCTGCTGGTGATGGCGCTGGCCTTCTTCGTGCTCGACCTGCTCACCCCGGGCCGGCTCGGGGAGATCATCTGCTCGGACGAGCCGCACCCGGCGGCCCGGGTCAGCGCCGCCACCCACTTCGGGGCCGCGCTGATCGTCTGCGCCTGCATCGCCTGA
- the glnA gene encoding type I glutamate--ammonia ligase — protein sequence MDRQQEFVLRTLEERDIRFVRLWFTDVLGTLKSVSVAPAELEAAFEEGIGFDGSAIEGFARVFESDMVAMPDPTTFQVFPFEGGVSGESARMFCDILLPDGGPSWADPRHVLRRMLSRAAEKGFTFYTHPEIEFFLLENGAQDGSVPVPVDTGGYFEHTTHAVARDFRRQAVLALERIGISVEFSHHEVAPGQQEIDLRYADALTTADNIMTFRHVVKEVALSTGVQASFMPKPFTDQPGSGMHTHLSLFEGERNAFHDAGDPMKLSKVAKSFIAGLLMHAREYTAVTNQWVNSYKRLFPQALPDRITESPAYVCWGHLNRSALVRVPAYGKPNSARVEVRSLDSAANPYLAFAVMLGAGLKGIEEGYELPPGAEDDVWSLSSAERRAMGYEALPENLAEAIDVMAGSELVAEILGEHVFDFFLRNKRAEWEQYRREVTPYERQRYLSL from the coding sequence GTGGACCGTCAGCAGGAGTTCGTCCTCCGTACGCTGGAAGAGCGGGACATCCGGTTCGTCCGGCTGTGGTTCACCGACGTGCTCGGGACGCTGAAGAGCGTGTCGGTGGCCCCCGCGGAGCTGGAGGCGGCCTTCGAGGAGGGCATCGGCTTCGACGGTTCGGCGATCGAGGGCTTCGCCCGGGTCTTCGAGTCCGACATGGTGGCCATGCCCGACCCGACCACCTTCCAGGTCTTCCCCTTCGAGGGCGGGGTCAGCGGCGAGAGCGCCCGGATGTTCTGCGACATCCTGCTGCCCGACGGCGGGCCCTCCTGGGCCGACCCGCGGCACGTGCTGCGCCGGATGCTCTCCAGGGCGGCCGAGAAGGGTTTCACCTTCTACACCCACCCCGAGATCGAGTTCTTCCTGCTGGAGAACGGCGCCCAGGACGGCTCGGTGCCCGTCCCGGTGGACACCGGCGGCTACTTCGAGCACACCACCCACGCCGTCGCCCGGGACTTCCGCCGCCAGGCCGTGCTGGCGCTGGAGCGGATCGGCATCTCGGTGGAGTTCAGCCACCACGAGGTGGCCCCCGGCCAGCAGGAGATCGACCTGCGGTACGCCGACGCGCTGACCACCGCCGACAACATCATGACCTTCCGGCACGTGGTCAAGGAGGTGGCGCTCTCCACCGGCGTGCAGGCCAGCTTCATGCCGAAGCCCTTCACCGACCAGCCCGGCAGCGGCATGCACACCCACCTGTCGCTCTTCGAGGGGGAGCGCAACGCGTTCCACGACGCCGGCGACCCGATGAAGCTCTCCAAGGTGGCGAAGTCGTTCATCGCCGGCCTGCTGATGCACGCGCGGGAGTACACCGCGGTCACCAACCAGTGGGTCAACTCGTACAAGCGGCTCTTCCCGCAGGCGCTGCCGGACCGGATCACCGAGAGCCCGGCGTACGTCTGCTGGGGTCACCTGAACCGCTCCGCGCTGGTCCGCGTGCCGGCGTACGGCAAGCCGAACTCGGCCCGGGTCGAGGTGCGCTCGCTGGACTCGGCGGCCAACCCGTACCTGGCCTTCGCGGTCATGCTCGGCGCCGGCCTGAAGGGCATCGAGGAGGGCTACGAGCTGCCCCCGGGCGCCGAGGACGACGTCTGGTCGCTGAGCAGCGCCGAGCGCCGCGCGATGGGCTACGAGGCGCTGCCGGAGAACCTGGCCGAGGCGATCGACGTGATGGCCGGCTCGGAGCTGGTCGCCGAGATCCTCGGCGAGCACGTCTTCGACTTCTTCCTGCGCAACAAGCGGGCCGAGTGGGAGCAGTACCGGCGCGAGGTCACCCCGTACGAGCGGCAGCGCTACCTGTCGCTCTAG
- a CDS encoding NAD+ synthase yields MPTLRLALCQVDPTVGDIAGNADLVRRWTRKAADAGAQLALFPELMLTGYPVEDLVFRRSFVAASKAALHQLAADLAADGLGELPVMVGYLDADGPPQVSADAEPGRGARNAAALLHRGAVVATYFKHHLPNYGVFDEDRYFVSGNTLTVVRIGGVDVALTICEDLWQAGGPFAVARQAGVGLVLNINGSPYELNKDDIRLPLVRRRAAEAGATIAYVNMVGGQDELVYDGDSMIVGPDGALLTRAPQFVEHLLVHDVELPPAKEPVDHGEELADGMRVVRVKVSDILPPADTDNVAVGGIIEPVADEAEVWQALVLGLRDYVNKNRFPSVVLGLSGGIDSAVSAAIAVDALGAERVVGVSLPSQHSSEHSRADAEELAKRTGLDYRIQPIQPMVDAYLANMSLSGVAVENLQARVRGVILMALSNQEGHLVLTTGNKSELAVGYSTLYGDSVGGYNPVKDVWKTLIWRLAKWRNADAARRGETTPIPENSIGKPPSAELSPGQLDSDTLPDYDVLDPILIGYVDGDLGRDGLIESGHDPAIVDKVLRMVDTAEYKRRQSAPGTKISIKAFGRDRRLPITNRWREHG; encoded by the coding sequence ATGCCCACCCTGCGTCTCGCCCTGTGCCAGGTCGACCCGACCGTCGGTGACATCGCCGGCAACGCCGACCTGGTCCGCCGCTGGACCCGCAAGGCCGCCGACGCCGGCGCCCAGCTCGCGCTCTTCCCGGAGCTGATGCTGACCGGTTACCCGGTCGAGGACCTGGTCTTCCGCCGCTCCTTCGTCGCCGCCTCGAAGGCCGCGCTCCACCAGCTCGCCGCGGATCTGGCCGCCGACGGGCTCGGCGAGCTGCCGGTCATGGTCGGCTACCTGGACGCGGACGGCCCGCCGCAGGTCAGCGCCGACGCCGAGCCGGGGCGGGGCGCCCGCAACGCCGCCGCGCTGCTGCACCGGGGGGCGGTCGTGGCCACCTACTTCAAGCACCACCTGCCCAACTACGGCGTGTTCGACGAGGACCGCTACTTCGTGTCCGGCAACACGCTGACCGTGGTGCGGATCGGCGGGGTGGACGTCGCGCTGACCATCTGCGAGGACCTCTGGCAGGCCGGCGGGCCGTTCGCGGTGGCCCGACAGGCCGGGGTGGGGCTGGTGCTCAACATCAACGGCTCGCCGTACGAGCTGAACAAGGACGACATCCGGCTGCCACTGGTCCGCCGCCGGGCCGCGGAGGCCGGCGCCACCATCGCGTACGTGAACATGGTCGGCGGCCAGGACGAGCTGGTCTACGACGGCGACTCGATGATCGTCGGCCCGGACGGCGCGCTGCTCACCCGGGCGCCGCAGTTCGTCGAGCACCTGCTGGTGCACGACGTGGAGCTGCCGCCGGCGAAGGAGCCGGTCGACCACGGCGAGGAGCTGGCCGACGGGATGCGGGTGGTCCGGGTCAAGGTCAGCGACATCCTGCCGCCCGCCGACACCGACAACGTCGCGGTCGGCGGGATCATCGAGCCGGTCGCCGACGAGGCCGAGGTGTGGCAGGCGCTGGTGCTCGGCCTGCGCGACTACGTCAACAAGAACCGCTTCCCCTCCGTCGTGCTCGGCCTCTCCGGCGGCATCGACTCCGCGGTGTCGGCGGCCATCGCGGTGGACGCGCTCGGCGCGGAGCGGGTGGTCGGGGTGTCGCTGCCCAGCCAGCACTCCTCGGAACACTCCCGCGCGGACGCCGAGGAGCTGGCCAAGCGGACCGGCCTGGACTACCGGATCCAGCCCATCCAGCCCATGGTGGACGCCTACCTGGCCAACATGTCGCTCTCCGGGGTGGCCGTGGAGAACCTCCAGGCCCGGGTCCGGGGCGTGATCCTGATGGCGCTGTCGAACCAGGAGGGCCACCTGGTCCTCACCACCGGCAACAAGAGCGAGCTGGCGGTCGGCTACTCCACCCTCTACGGCGACTCGGTCGGCGGCTACAACCCGGTCAAGGACGTCTGGAAGACGCTGATCTGGCGGCTGGCCAAGTGGCGCAACGCCGACGCGGCCCGCCGGGGCGAGACCACCCCGATCCCGGAGAACTCGATCGGCAAGCCGCCGTCGGCCGAGCTGAGCCCGGGTCAGCTCGACAGCGACACCCTGCCGGACTACGACGTCCTCGACCCGATCCTGATCGGCTACGTCGACGGCGACCTCGGCCGGGACGGCCTGATCGAGTCGGGGCACGACCCGGCGATCGTGGACAAGGTGCTGCGGATGGTGGATACCGCCGAGTACAAGCGGCGGCAGTCCGCCCCGGGCACGAAGATCTCCATCAAGGCGTTCGGGCGGGACCGCCGGCTGCCCATCACCAACCGCTGGCGCGAGCACGGCTGA
- the panB gene encoding 3-methyl-2-oxobutanoate hydroxymethyltransferase, with product MVESTPTEVTALYGGPATRRVRTRDLITAKERGERWAMLTSYDQYTASIFDQAGIPVLLVGDSAANNVFGYETTLPVTAEELLPLVRAVVRATRHSLIVGDLPFGSYEEGPTQALRTAVRFMKEGGCHAVKLEGGRRCADQIAAIVGAGIPVMAHIGFTPQSEHTLGGYRVQGRGDTADEVIADARAVAEAGAFAVVLEMVPGEVAKRITAELRIPTVGIGAGPDTDAQVLVWQDMAGLRTGRAPRFVKRYADLAGALTDATRRFAEEVRGGEFPAAEHTF from the coding sequence ATGGTGGAGTCCACCCCGACCGAGGTGACCGCCCTCTACGGCGGGCCGGCCACCCGACGGGTCCGTACCCGCGACCTGATCACCGCCAAGGAGCGCGGTGAGCGCTGGGCGATGCTCACCTCGTACGACCAGTACACCGCCTCGATCTTCGACCAGGCGGGGATCCCGGTGCTGCTGGTCGGCGACTCGGCGGCGAACAACGTCTTCGGCTACGAGACCACCCTGCCGGTGACCGCCGAGGAGCTGCTGCCGCTGGTCCGCGCGGTGGTACGGGCGACCCGGCACTCGCTGATCGTCGGCGACCTGCCCTTCGGCTCGTACGAGGAGGGGCCGACGCAGGCGCTGCGCACGGCGGTGCGGTTCATGAAGGAGGGCGGCTGCCACGCCGTGAAGCTGGAGGGCGGGCGACGCTGCGCCGACCAGATCGCGGCGATCGTCGGCGCCGGCATCCCGGTGATGGCGCACATCGGCTTCACCCCGCAGAGCGAGCACACCCTGGGCGGTTACCGGGTCCAGGGACGCGGCGACACGGCCGACGAGGTGATCGCCGACGCCCGGGCGGTGGCCGAGGCGGGCGCGTTCGCGGTGGTGCTGGAGATGGTGCCCGGCGAGGTGGCCAAGCGGATCACCGCCGAGCTGCGGATCCCCACCGTCGGCATCGGCGCCGGGCCGGACACCGACGCGCAGGTGTTGGTCTGGCAGGACATGGCCGGTCTGCGTACCGGCAGGGCGCCGCGCTTCGTCAAGCGCTACGCCGACCTGGCCGGCGCGCTGACCGACGCGACCCGCCGCTTCGCCGAGGAGGTCCGCGGCGGCGAGTTCCCGGCCGCCGAGCACACGTTCTGA
- a CDS encoding VOC family protein: MEWQLVIDCREPSRLVGFWAEALRYRPQPPPEGYATWRDWYLSVGAPSPSSSAGTRRARIDAEVARLVKLGARVLGAMDDPESNYHSVQLADPEDNEFCVG, translated from the coding sequence ATGGAATGGCAACTGGTGATCGACTGTCGGGAGCCGTCGCGGCTCGTCGGGTTCTGGGCGGAGGCGCTGCGATACCGTCCGCAGCCGCCGCCGGAGGGGTACGCGACGTGGCGTGACTGGTACCTGTCGGTGGGCGCACCCTCGCCGAGTTCGTCGGCTGGGACGCGGCGGGCGCGGATCGACGCCGAGGTGGCCCGGCTGGTGAAGCTCGGGGCGCGGGTGCTGGGGGCGATGGACGACCCGGAGAGCAACTACCACTCGGTCCAGCTCGCCGACCCCGAGGACAACGAGTTCTGCGTGGGCTGA
- the npdG gene encoding NADPH-dependent F420 reductase has product MAYDATTLPDVSGLTVGIIGGTGDQGRGLAYRFARAGQRVLIGSRSAERAAQSAAEIAALPGVPAGAEVAGADNDEVARDSDVVIIAVPWDGHAAIVAALAEPLAGKIVVDCVNPLGFDKQGPYALRVDEGSAVQQAARLLPDSRVCAAFNHVSAPLLADPEVDRIDLDVLICTEDRELVDVVAALAARIPGMRGIYAGRLRNAHQIEAFTANLIAINKRYKAHAGLRVTDL; this is encoded by the coding sequence ATGGCTTACGACGCGACCACGCTGCCCGACGTCTCCGGGCTGACCGTCGGCATCATCGGTGGCACCGGCGACCAGGGGCGGGGCCTCGCCTACCGGTTCGCCCGGGCCGGACAGCGGGTGCTGATCGGTTCCCGTTCCGCCGAGCGCGCGGCGCAGTCCGCCGCCGAGATCGCCGCCCTGCCCGGCGTCCCGGCCGGCGCGGAGGTGGCCGGCGCCGACAACGACGAGGTCGCCCGCGACAGCGACGTGGTGATCATCGCGGTCCCGTGGGACGGGCACGCCGCCATCGTCGCCGCGCTGGCCGAGCCGCTCGCCGGCAAGATCGTGGTGGACTGCGTCAACCCACTCGGGTTCGACAAGCAGGGCCCGTACGCCCTCCGGGTCGACGAGGGCAGCGCCGTCCAGCAGGCCGCCCGGCTGCTGCCCGACTCCCGGGTCTGCGCGGCGTTCAACCACGTCAGCGCGCCGCTGCTGGCCGACCCCGAGGTCGACCGGATCGACCTCGACGTGCTGATCTGCACCGAGGACCGGGAACTGGTCGACGTGGTGGCCGCGCTCGCCGCCCGGATCCCCGGCATGCGTGGCATCTACGCCGGGCGGCTGCGCAACGCCCACCAGATCGAGGCGTTCACCGCCAACCTGATCGCCATCAACAAGCGCTACAAGGCGCACGCCGGCCTCCGGGTCACCGACCTCTGA
- a CDS encoding RNB domain-containing ribonuclease, with protein MVIRRVLAPRIDFGALRRELGLPEGFPAAAQREADDAAGAPLPAAADRTDIPFVTVDPATSRDLDQAMHLSRRPGGGFRVRYAIADVATHVRPGGPLEEETWRRGQTVYLPDGNVPLHPHTLSEGAASLLPDADRAAVLWTIDLDADGDTVAVALERARVRSRAKLDYVGVQLDADAGRLPEPIALLPEIGALLTARGLRRGAINLPLPEQDVEPDGDGWRLVLRGPGPMEDHNAQISLLTGMAAADIMLAGRIGLLRTMPPPKPEAVARLRLAAAPLGVDWPADRSVGEVLAGLDASRPRAAAFIDQAAELMRGAAYTAFDGEPPEQPEHGGVAAAYAHVTAPLRRLADRYATEVCLALHEGREVPDWARAALPKLPEVMATTDRTASAATRGAIELAEAVLLEHRVGETFSAAVLDVDAPPNGNSKPGREPGGTVALDEPPVRARCTGDLPLGERVQVRLATADPTQRKVLFDRA; from the coding sequence GTGGTGATCCGACGCGTACTGGCGCCCCGCATCGACTTCGGCGCGCTGCGCCGCGAGCTGGGACTGCCCGAGGGCTTCCCGGCCGCGGCGCAGCGCGAGGCGGACGACGCGGCCGGCGCGCCGCTGCCGGCCGCCGCCGACCGCACCGACATCCCGTTCGTCACGGTCGACCCCGCGACCTCGCGCGACCTCGACCAGGCGATGCACCTCAGCCGCCGTCCCGGTGGCGGCTTCCGGGTCCGGTACGCGATCGCCGACGTCGCCACGCACGTACGCCCCGGCGGCCCGCTGGAGGAGGAGACCTGGCGGCGCGGCCAGACCGTCTACCTGCCCGACGGCAACGTGCCGCTGCACCCGCACACGCTCAGCGAGGGGGCGGCCAGCCTGCTGCCCGACGCCGACCGGGCGGCGGTGCTCTGGACCATCGACCTCGACGCCGACGGCGACACGGTCGCCGTCGCGCTGGAACGCGCCCGGGTGCGCAGCCGGGCCAAGCTCGACTACGTCGGCGTGCAGCTCGACGCCGACGCCGGGCGGCTGCCCGAGCCGATCGCCCTGCTGCCCGAGATCGGCGCGCTGCTCACCGCCCGGGGGCTGCGCCGGGGCGCGATCAACCTGCCCCTGCCCGAGCAGGACGTCGAACCGGACGGTGACGGCTGGCGGCTGGTGCTGCGTGGGCCGGGACCGATGGAGGACCACAACGCCCAGATCTCCCTGCTGACCGGGATGGCCGCCGCCGACATCATGCTCGCCGGCCGGATCGGCCTGCTGCGGACGATGCCGCCGCCGAAGCCGGAGGCGGTCGCCCGGCTGCGCCTCGCGGCCGCCCCGCTCGGGGTGGACTGGCCGGCGGACCGGAGCGTCGGCGAGGTGCTCGCCGGGCTGGACGCCTCCCGGCCGCGGGCGGCGGCCTTCATCGATCAGGCGGCCGAGCTGATGCGCGGCGCGGCGTACACGGCCTTCGACGGGGAGCCGCCGGAGCAGCCGGAGCACGGCGGGGTGGCCGCCGCGTACGCCCATGTCACCGCGCCGCTGCGTCGACTGGCCGACCGGTACGCGACGGAGGTCTGCCTGGCCCTGCACGAGGGCCGGGAGGTGCCCGACTGGGCGCGCGCCGCGCTGCCGAAGCTGCCGGAGGTGATGGCGACGACCGACCGGACGGCGTCGGCGGCCACCCGCGGCGCGATCGAGCTGGCCGAGGCGGTGCTGCTGGAGCACCGGGTGGGGGAGACCTTCTCCGCCGCGGTGCTGGACGTGGACGCGCCGCCGAACGGCAACTCGAAGCCCGGCCGGGAGCCCGGCGGCACGGTCGCCCTGGACGAGCCGCCGGTCCGCGCCCGCTGCACCGGCGACCTCCCGCTCGGCGAGCGGGTCCAGGTCCGCCTGGCCACCGCCGACCCGACCCAGCGCAAGGTCCTCTTCGACCGCGCCTGA
- a CDS encoding M48 family metalloprotease, giving the protein MSLRGAAPWCAGCEWNLDAYDRDRRPREFGWAWVDRWTYRLAYRMTARQFDRLVGRPLDDAGPATARVVTAVASVLLLGAVLALAVTGVWLIVAFRFPNPSVVLGVALLGLACALRPRFDRLDEDAEVLTRDRAPELFALVDEVAAAIGAPVPHVVAVDGDINAYAGIVGVRRRRVLCLGLPLWGSLPAQERVALLGHDLGHFVNGDPRRGLLVQPVFTTLGTAADLVRPVRTVTGAGVLELLGAALAYAVQSVLARLRFGAHLLLVGVALRDTQRAEYLADELSARVAGSAAATGALDAFLATESVALAVRRESQAGHGPQRWREAVAASRATAATRLPLLRQLSIRDEASLFATHPPAGLRRRMLAGRPWRDPKVVLTEARRARIDAELAREYEQVRRAVSWSG; this is encoded by the coding sequence GTGTCGCTGCGGGGCGCGGCGCCGTGGTGCGCCGGCTGCGAGTGGAACCTCGACGCGTACGACCGGGACCGACGGCCGCGCGAGTTCGGCTGGGCCTGGGTGGACCGGTGGACGTACCGGTTGGCGTACCGGATGACCGCGCGGCAGTTCGACCGGCTGGTCGGGCGGCCGTTGGACGACGCCGGACCGGCCACCGCTCGGGTGGTCACCGCGGTCGCCTCGGTGCTGCTGCTCGGCGCGGTGCTCGCCCTCGCGGTAACCGGGGTGTGGCTGATCGTCGCGTTCCGCTTCCCGAACCCGTCGGTGGTGCTCGGCGTCGCCCTGCTCGGCCTGGCGTGCGCGCTGCGGCCCCGCTTCGACCGCCTCGACGAGGACGCGGAGGTGCTCACCCGGGACCGGGCACCGGAGCTCTTCGCCCTCGTCGACGAGGTGGCCGCGGCGATCGGCGCGCCGGTGCCGCACGTGGTCGCGGTGGACGGCGACATCAACGCGTACGCCGGCATCGTCGGGGTGCGCCGGCGACGGGTGCTCTGCCTGGGGCTGCCGCTGTGGGGATCGCTGCCGGCGCAGGAGCGGGTGGCGCTGCTCGGCCACGATCTGGGCCACTTCGTCAACGGCGACCCGCGCCGGGGGCTGCTCGTCCAGCCCGTCTTCACCACCCTCGGCACCGCCGCCGACCTGGTGCGTCCGGTGCGGACCGTGACCGGCGCCGGCGTCCTGGAGCTGCTCGGCGCGGCGCTGGCGTACGCCGTCCAGTCGGTGCTGGCCCGACTGCGCTTCGGCGCGCACCTGCTGCTGGTCGGCGTCGCGCTGCGGGACACCCAGCGCGCCGAGTACCTGGCCGACGAGTTGTCCGCCCGGGTGGCCGGGTCGGCGGCGGCGACCGGGGCGCTCGACGCGTTCCTCGCCACCGAGTCGGTGGCCCTCGCCGTACGCCGGGAATCGCAGGCCGGGCACGGGCCGCAGCGGTGGCGGGAGGCGGTCGCCGCGTCCCGCGCGACGGCGGCGACCCGGCTGCCCCTGCTGCGGCAGCTCTCGATTCGCGACGAGGCGTCGCTCTTCGCCACCCACCCGCCGGCGGGGCTGCGGCGGCGGATGCTGGCGGGCCGGCCCTGGCGCGACCCGAAGGTGGTGTTGACCGAGGCCCGGAGGGCCCGGATCGACGCCGAACTGGCCCGGGAGTACGAGCAGGTCCGTCGGGCGGTGAGCTGGTCGGGCTGA
- a CDS encoding PadR family transcriptional regulator, giving the protein MRMTIPVAKVLSALLADPEAERYGLDLMKLTGLPSGTLYPVLHRLQAAGWLVADWEQVDPTAARRPARRYYRLTAEGVRAARQALAELRALSPDPRPRRGGAEPTGAPAW; this is encoded by the coding sequence ATGCGGATGACGATCCCGGTGGCGAAGGTGCTCTCGGCGCTGCTCGCCGACCCGGAGGCCGAGCGGTACGGCCTCGACCTGATGAAGCTCACCGGCCTGCCCAGCGGCACCCTCTACCCGGTGCTGCACCGCCTCCAGGCGGCCGGTTGGCTCGTCGCCGACTGGGAGCAGGTCGACCCGACCGCCGCCCGCCGGCCCGCCCGCCGGTACTACCGGCTGACCGCCGAGGGGGTCCGCGCGGCCCGGCAGGCGCTCGCCGAGCTGCGGGCGCTCAGCCCCGATCCCCGGCCACGTCGGGGTGGCGCCGAGCCGACGGGTGCTCCCGCGTGGTGA